Proteins from a single region of Esox lucius isolate fEsoLuc1 chromosome 13, fEsoLuc1.pri, whole genome shotgun sequence:
- the ptgs1 gene encoding prostaglandin G/H synthase 1 isoform X1, translated as MNLNLKMRVFPVCRWAFILILTLPICVGEEVEKDTSTNVVNPCCYYPCQNWGVCVRFGMDQYQCDCTRTGFYGQNCTTPEFWTGVYLLLKPNSDTVHYILTHFQLLWSVINRTFLRDWLMTLVLTVRSNLIPSPPTFNSRYGYISWESYCNVSYYTRILPPVPEDCPTPMGTKGKSVLPDPKLVVEKFLLRREFRPDPQGTNLMFAFFAQHFTHQFFKTKKSMGMGFTRALGHGVDAGHIYGDNLVRQLNLRLLKDGKMKFQVIKGEIYPPTVSEAPVNMNYPPGHPEEQRLAIGQEVFGLLPGLTLYATLWLREHNRVCDILKAEHPTWGDEQLFQTARLIIIGQTIRIVIEEYVQHLSGYLLDLKFDPSLLFKSTFQYRNRIAVEFNQLYHWHPLMPDSFQINGEVVPYSQFIFNTSIVTRYGVEKLVEAFSRQYAGQIGGGKNMHPVVTKVAEGVIEESRALRLQPFNEYRKRFKLKPYTSFTEFTGEEEVARELEELYGDIDALEFYPALMLEKTRHQAIFGESMVEMGAPFSLKGLLGNPICSPEYWKPSTFGGQTGFDIVNSASLKKLVCLNSKWCPYVAFHVPQPGKEEPAKKPSTEL; from the exons TGAATCCTTGTTGCTATTATCCCTGTCAGAACTGGGGCGTGTGTGTCAGGTTCGGAATGGACCAGTATCAATGTGACTGCACACGGACTGGCTTCTATGGACAGAACTGCACAACCC CCGAGTTCTGGACTGGAGTGTATCTGCTGCTGAAGCCGAACTCTGATACGGTCCACTACATCCTTACGCACTTCCAGCTTCTGTGGAGTGTCATCAACCGGACCTTTCTGCGGGACTGGCTCATGACTCTCGTACTCACAG TGAGATCGAATCTTATCCCCAGTCCTCCGACATTCAACTCCCGTTATGGATACATCAGTTGGGAATCCTACTGCAATGTCTCCTACTACACCCGTATCCTACCCCCGGTGCCAGAAGACTGCCCCACCCCCATGGGTACCAAAG gAAAATCTGTCCTCCCAGACCCGAAGCTGGTAGTGGAGAAGTTCCTGCTGAGAAGGGAGTTCAGGCCAGATCCACAGGGAACCAACCTGATGTTTGCATTCTTCGCGCAGCACTTCACCCATCAGTTCTTCAAGACCAAAAAGAGCATGGGCATGGGCTTCACCAGGGCTCTGGGCCACGGG GTGGATGCCGGCCATATCTATGGGGATAATCTGGTGCGCCAGCTGAACCTGAGGCTTCTTAAAGATGGGAAGATGAAATTCCAG GTAATTAAAGGTGAGATTTACCCACCAACAGTGTCTGAGGCACCAGTGAATATGAACTACCCTCCTGGGCATCCGGAGGAGCAGCGCTTGGCCATCGGCCAGGAGGTGTTTGGGCTCCTCCCCGGCCTCACCTTGTACGCCACCCTTTGGCTGAGGGAGCACAACCGTGTCTGTGACATCCTGAAGGCAGAGCACCCCACCTGGGGGGATGAGCAGCTCTTCCAGACGGCCAGGCTCATTATCATAG gtcAGACCATCCGAATAGTGATTGAGGAGTACGTGCAGCACCTGAGCGGTTATCTTTTGGATCTGAAATTCGACCCATCCCTGCTCTTCAAGTCCACTTTCCAGTACAGGAACCGGATCGCCGTGGAGTTCAACCAGTTGTACCACTGGCACCCGTTGATGCCAGACAGTTTTCAGATCAATGGGGAGGTGGTGCCCTACTCCCAGTTCATCTTCAACACCTCCATCGTTACACGCTATGGTGTAGAGAAACTAGTGGAGGCTTTTTCACGCCAGTACGCCGGACAG ATTGGAGGTGGGAAGAACATGCATCCAGTGGTAACCAAGGTAGCTGAGGGGGTCATTGAAGAATCCCGAGCTCTGCGTCTCCAACCCTTTAACGAGTACAGGAAGAGGTTTAAACTGAAGCCCTACACATCTTTCACTGAATTTACTG GGGAGGAAGAGGTTGCCAGGGAGCTGGAGGAGCTCTATGGTGACATAGATGCGCTGGAGTTCTACCCCGCCCTCATGCTGGAGAAGACACGCCACCAAGCCATATTTGGTGAGAGCATGGTGGAAATGGGAGCTCCGTTCTCCCTGAAAGGCCTTCTAGGTAACCCAATCTGTTCCCCTGAGTACTGGAAGCCCAGCACGTTTGGTGGCCAGACAGGCTTTGATATTGTCAACTCAGCCTCGCTGAAGAAACTGGTGTGTCTGAATAGTAAGTGGTGTCCGTACGTAGCCTTCCATGTTCCTCAACCCGGGAAGGAGGAGCCCGCCAAGAAACCATCCACTGAACTGTAG
- the ptgs1 gene encoding prostaglandin G/H synthase 1 isoform X2, translating to MDQYQCDCTRTGFYGQNCTTPEFWTGVYLLLKPNSDTVHYILTHFQLLWSVINRTFLRDWLMTLVLTVRSNLIPSPPTFNSRYGYISWESYCNVSYYTRILPPVPEDCPTPMGTKGKSVLPDPKLVVEKFLLRREFRPDPQGTNLMFAFFAQHFTHQFFKTKKSMGMGFTRALGHGVDAGHIYGDNLVRQLNLRLLKDGKMKFQVIKGEIYPPTVSEAPVNMNYPPGHPEEQRLAIGQEVFGLLPGLTLYATLWLREHNRVCDILKAEHPTWGDEQLFQTARLIIIGQTIRIVIEEYVQHLSGYLLDLKFDPSLLFKSTFQYRNRIAVEFNQLYHWHPLMPDSFQINGEVVPYSQFIFNTSIVTRYGVEKLVEAFSRQYAGQIGGGKNMHPVVTKVAEGVIEESRALRLQPFNEYRKRFKLKPYTSFTEFTGEEEVARELEELYGDIDALEFYPALMLEKTRHQAIFGESMVEMGAPFSLKGLLGNPICSPEYWKPSTFGGQTGFDIVNSASLKKLVCLNSKWCPYVAFHVPQPGKEEPAKKPSTEL from the exons ATGGACCAGTATCAATGTGACTGCACACGGACTGGCTTCTATGGACAGAACTGCACAACCC CCGAGTTCTGGACTGGAGTGTATCTGCTGCTGAAGCCGAACTCTGATACGGTCCACTACATCCTTACGCACTTCCAGCTTCTGTGGAGTGTCATCAACCGGACCTTTCTGCGGGACTGGCTCATGACTCTCGTACTCACAG TGAGATCGAATCTTATCCCCAGTCCTCCGACATTCAACTCCCGTTATGGATACATCAGTTGGGAATCCTACTGCAATGTCTCCTACTACACCCGTATCCTACCCCCGGTGCCAGAAGACTGCCCCACCCCCATGGGTACCAAAG gAAAATCTGTCCTCCCAGACCCGAAGCTGGTAGTGGAGAAGTTCCTGCTGAGAAGGGAGTTCAGGCCAGATCCACAGGGAACCAACCTGATGTTTGCATTCTTCGCGCAGCACTTCACCCATCAGTTCTTCAAGACCAAAAAGAGCATGGGCATGGGCTTCACCAGGGCTCTGGGCCACGGG GTGGATGCCGGCCATATCTATGGGGATAATCTGGTGCGCCAGCTGAACCTGAGGCTTCTTAAAGATGGGAAGATGAAATTCCAG GTAATTAAAGGTGAGATTTACCCACCAACAGTGTCTGAGGCACCAGTGAATATGAACTACCCTCCTGGGCATCCGGAGGAGCAGCGCTTGGCCATCGGCCAGGAGGTGTTTGGGCTCCTCCCCGGCCTCACCTTGTACGCCACCCTTTGGCTGAGGGAGCACAACCGTGTCTGTGACATCCTGAAGGCAGAGCACCCCACCTGGGGGGATGAGCAGCTCTTCCAGACGGCCAGGCTCATTATCATAG gtcAGACCATCCGAATAGTGATTGAGGAGTACGTGCAGCACCTGAGCGGTTATCTTTTGGATCTGAAATTCGACCCATCCCTGCTCTTCAAGTCCACTTTCCAGTACAGGAACCGGATCGCCGTGGAGTTCAACCAGTTGTACCACTGGCACCCGTTGATGCCAGACAGTTTTCAGATCAATGGGGAGGTGGTGCCCTACTCCCAGTTCATCTTCAACACCTCCATCGTTACACGCTATGGTGTAGAGAAACTAGTGGAGGCTTTTTCACGCCAGTACGCCGGACAG ATTGGAGGTGGGAAGAACATGCATCCAGTGGTAACCAAGGTAGCTGAGGGGGTCATTGAAGAATCCCGAGCTCTGCGTCTCCAACCCTTTAACGAGTACAGGAAGAGGTTTAAACTGAAGCCCTACACATCTTTCACTGAATTTACTG GGGAGGAAGAGGTTGCCAGGGAGCTGGAGGAGCTCTATGGTGACATAGATGCGCTGGAGTTCTACCCCGCCCTCATGCTGGAGAAGACACGCCACCAAGCCATATTTGGTGAGAGCATGGTGGAAATGGGAGCTCCGTTCTCCCTGAAAGGCCTTCTAGGTAACCCAATCTGTTCCCCTGAGTACTGGAAGCCCAGCACGTTTGGTGGCCAGACAGGCTTTGATATTGTCAACTCAGCCTCGCTGAAGAAACTGGTGTGTCTGAATAGTAAGTGGTGTCCGTACGTAGCCTTCCATGTTCCTCAACCCGGGAAGGAGGAGCCCGCCAAGAAACCATCCACTGAACTGTAG